A portion of the Deinococcus misasensis DSM 22328 genome contains these proteins:
- the hemG gene encoding protoporphyrinogen oxidase: MKPVVIVGGGIAGLSAAWELFLKGVPFLLLEESGRLGGKITTARFRGFLIEGAADAFITQKPYAEQLARELGMDDELITTLPENKKTYLLREGELHRIPPSFKLIAPLNDEEFLASGLLSDEGKQRLLQEQFIAPRTETGDESLASFVTRRFGPEATTTIAEPMLGGIYVSNPEKLSMQAAFPQYLKMEQEYGSVIKGVRENAKKNPQTRPIFYSLKNGMGSLIERLYTELHEHVRLGANVVKITRDHKIHLEDGEVIEASKILIATPASTTKSFIEQDFQDTFERMGELETNSSAVAVFGFNRDQIEFDTSTYGFIVSGFEQTPLLACTLHSSKFEGRAPEKQVLLRAYVGGHRNPHIPEMHSPEIAEIGLNALKPILGIQGSPQFWRVYNWLENNPMYKVGHLERVRGIQNSLPETIKLIGSSYGGVGIPDCIRYAREMAKQMVS; encoded by the coding sequence ATGAAACCCGTGGTGATTGTGGGCGGAGGGATCGCTGGTCTCTCCGCCGCATGGGAACTCTTCCTGAAAGGGGTTCCCTTTTTGCTGCTGGAAGAATCGGGCAGGTTGGGAGGCAAAATCACCACTGCCCGCTTCCGGGGTTTTCTGATTGAGGGGGCTGCAGATGCCTTCATCACCCAGAAACCCTACGCGGAACAACTGGCCCGAGAACTCGGGATGGACGATGAACTGATCACCACCCTCCCCGAGAACAAGAAAACCTACCTTCTCAGGGAAGGCGAACTGCACCGGATTCCCCCGAGCTTCAAACTGATTGCTCCCCTCAATGATGAGGAGTTTCTGGCCTCGGGTTTGCTTTCTGACGAAGGCAAGCAGCGTTTGCTGCAAGAACAGTTCATAGCGCCCAGAACCGAAACCGGAGATGAAAGTCTGGCTTCTTTTGTCACGCGCCGTTTCGGGCCGGAAGCCACCACCACCATTGCAGAACCCATGCTGGGCGGAATTTACGTGTCCAACCCCGAGAAACTCAGCATGCAGGCGGCTTTCCCTCAGTACCTCAAAATGGAACAGGAATACGGCAGCGTGATCAAAGGGGTGCGTGAAAACGCGAAGAAAAACCCCCAGACCCGCCCGATTTTCTACTCCCTGAAAAACGGCATGGGCAGCCTGATCGAACGCCTGTACACCGAACTGCACGAACACGTGCGGCTCGGGGCCAACGTGGTGAAAATCACTCGGGACCACAAAATCCACCTTGAAGACGGCGAGGTGATCGAGGCCAGCAAAATCCTGATTGCCACACCAGCCTCCACCACAAAAAGCTTCATTGAACAGGACTTTCAGGACACCTTTGAACGCATGGGAGAACTGGAAACCAACAGCTCTGCGGTGGCGGTGTTTGGGTTCAATCGGGACCAGATTGAATTTGACACCTCGACCTACGGGTTCATTGTCTCGGGCTTTGAGCAGACCCCTCTTCTGGCCTGCACCCTGCACTCCAGCAAATTTGAAGGCCGTGCGCCAGAGAAGCAGGTGCTCTTGAGGGCTTATGTGGGAGGCCACCGCAACCCCCACATCCCCGAGATGCACAGCCCGGAAATTGCAGAAATCGGCCTGAATGCCTTGAAGCCCATTCTGGGGATTCAGGGGAGTCCACAGTTCTGGCGGGTTTACAACTGGCTGGAGAACAACCCGATGTACAAAGTCGGACACCTTGAAAGGGTCAGAGGCATCCAGAACAGCTTGCCAGAGACCATCAAACTGATTGGCAGCAGTTATGGAGGGGTCGGAATCCCCGACTGCATCCGCTACGCCCGCGAGATGGCCAAGCAAATGGTGTCCTGA
- the hemH gene encoding ferrochelatase — protein sequence MTEKPVIGVLYMAYGGPESLEDLPGYLSDIRSGRTTNTAVLEEITHNYASIGGKSPILGITRAQVEEATQLLNQNGSGIQYKAYIGMRHWSPWIEETVRDMLNDGIQKAVAVVLAPHYSTMSVAKYHQKVKAGLDMFHGHIDFEFIDSYHDAPKYIQAMVNRVKEGIAQFPEGEDVHVILSAHSLPERILKMGDPYQDQLWESARLIAQGAGLRDDQWSWSYQSAGRSPEPWLGPQLEDHVVDLNEKGVKNVVSVVIGFVSDHVEILYDIDIKTQEVAQELGMKLVRPPSLNTDPLYMETLAELVQEKAKVLLQ from the coding sequence ATGACCGAAAAACCTGTGATTGGCGTGCTGTACATGGCCTACGGTGGCCCTGAGTCCCTTGAAGACCTGCCCGGTTACCTTAGTGACATCCGCTCTGGACGCACCACCAACACCGCTGTCCTGGAGGAAATCACCCACAACTACGCTTCCATTGGTGGAAAAAGCCCGATTCTGGGCATCACCAGAGCGCAGGTGGAAGAAGCCACCCAGTTGCTGAACCAGAATGGATCTGGCATTCAGTACAAAGCCTACATCGGCATGCGCCACTGGTCCCCATGGATTGAAGAAACCGTGCGCGACATGCTGAATGACGGCATCCAGAAAGCCGTGGCGGTGGTGCTCGCTCCGCACTACAGCACCATGTCGGTGGCCAAATACCACCAGAAAGTCAAAGCCGGACTGGACATGTTCCACGGCCACATCGACTTTGAATTCATCGACAGTTACCACGATGCGCCCAAATACATTCAGGCCATGGTGAACCGCGTCAAGGAAGGCATCGCCCAGTTCCCTGAAGGGGAAGATGTGCACGTGATCCTGAGCGCCCACAGCCTGCCAGAACGCATCCTCAAAATGGGTGACCCCTATCAGGACCAGTTGTGGGAAAGTGCCCGCCTGATCGCTCAGGGGGCAGGGCTCCGTGACGACCAGTGGAGCTGGTCTTACCAGTCTGCCGGACGCAGCCCCGAACCGTGGCTCGGGCCACAACTTGAAGACCATGTGGTGGACCTGAACGAAAAAGGGGTGAAGAACGTGGTCAGCGTGGTGATCGGCTTTGTCAGCGACCACGTGGAAATCCTGTACGACATCGACATCAAAACCCAGGAGGTCGCGCAGGAACTCGGGATGAAACTGGTCCGTCCACCCTCCCTGAACACCGACCCCCTTTACATGGAAACCCTTGCGGAACTGGTTCAGGAGAAGGCCAAGGTTCTGCTGCAATGA
- the hemE gene encoding uroporphyrinogen decarboxylase, producing MATNANEHPLKNSRFLKALRREAVDATPVWFMRQAGRYMPEYRELRSKTTMLGAIQDPDMATEITLQPINAFNLDAAILFNDILPPLMGMGLSLDFQGGVGPVIHNPIMSTRDVDRLATPPTRETMGYTFKAIEQLAAELTPRGIPLIGFVGSPFTLASYAIEGGGSKNYERTKGLMYSEPAAWKRLMTKFEVILSDYLQEQAKAGASALQIFDSWAGALSPSDYLRFVYPYTKNVIQNAKKSGVPVIYFATGTSTMLPQIASMGSDVVGVDWRLSLNDAWAQLQPEQAIQGNLDPLLLKAPWRELSFQTDRVLQEAAGRPGHIFNLGHGILPGTPVDNVARLADYVHEKTQSGVLV from the coding sequence ATGGCAACCAATGCAAACGAACACCCCCTGAAAAACAGCCGCTTCCTGAAAGCTTTGCGCAGAGAAGCCGTCGATGCCACCCCGGTGTGGTTCATGCGTCAGGCCGGACGCTACATGCCCGAGTACCGCGAACTCCGCAGCAAAACCACCATGCTCGGGGCCATACAGGATCCCGACATGGCCACCGAAATCACCTTGCAGCCCATCAATGCGTTCAATCTGGATGCTGCGATCCTGTTCAATGACATCCTGCCCCCCCTGATGGGCATGGGCCTGAGTCTGGACTTTCAAGGTGGTGTGGGTCCCGTGATCCACAACCCCATCATGAGCACCAGAGATGTGGACCGTCTGGCTACCCCTCCCACCCGTGAAACCATGGGCTACACCTTCAAGGCCATTGAGCAACTGGCTGCCGAACTGACCCCCAGAGGCATCCCTTTGATTGGCTTTGTGGGCAGTCCTTTCACGCTGGCCAGTTACGCCATTGAGGGGGGAGGCAGCAAAAACTACGAGCGCACCAAGGGCCTGATGTATTCCGAGCCCGCCGCATGGAAACGCCTGATGACCAAGTTCGAGGTGATCCTTTCCGATTACCTGCAAGAACAGGCCAAAGCTGGAGCCAGTGCCCTGCAAATCTTCGATTCATGGGCAGGGGCACTCAGCCCTTCGGACTACTTGCGTTTCGTGTATCCCTACACCAAAAACGTCATTCAGAATGCCAAGAAATCCGGTGTGCCGGTGATTTACTTCGCCACCGGAACCTCCACCATGCTGCCCCAGATTGCCAGCATGGGCAGCGATGTGGTCGGCGTGGATTGGCGTCTGTCCCTGAACGATGCATGGGCGCAATTGCAACCCGAGCAGGCCATTCAGGGGAACCTCGATCCCTTGCTTCTCAAAGCCCCGTGGCGTGAACTGTCCTTCCAGACCGACCGTGTGCTGCAAGAAGCCGCAGGCCGTCCCGGTCACATCTTCAACCTCGGGCACGGCATCCTGCCCGGAACCCCCGTGGACAACGTGGCCCGCCTTGCCGATTACGTCCACGAGAAAACCCAGAGCGGAGTGCTGGTATGA